In Hymenobacter gelipurpurascens, one DNA window encodes the following:
- the clpB gene encoding ATP-dependent chaperone ClpB — MNFNNYTIKAQEAVQKATEIAGGNQQQAIETGHLLKGLFQSDENVLSFLANKLGANLNILTPRLDALVMGYPKVSGGSPYLSNEAAAALQRATGFLKEFDDEYVSVEHLLLGLLGGKDAVATLMKDAGFNEKDLKAAIKELRGGRKVTSQTAEDQYQSLNRYSRNLNEQVRTGKMDPVIGRDEEIRRVLQILSRRTKNNPVLLGEPGVGKTAIVEGLAQRIVAGDVPENLKDKIIMSLDMGLLIAGAKYKGEFEERLKSVIKEVTDSEGQIILFIDEMHTLIGAGGGGEGAMDAANLLKPALARGELHSIGATTLKEYQKYIEKDKALERRFQAVMVDEPSIEDAISIMRGIKEKYELHHGVRITDDAVIAAVELSSRYITDRFLPDKAIDLMDEAAAKLRIELNSMPAELDEVQRRIMQLEIEREAIRREDNRDREAVLSKELSELTAKRDTLKAQWENEKSALTSIQTEKENIERYKLEADQAERQGDYGRVAELRYGKIQEAEAKLKVLQDEANENKDGGTMLQEVVTQEDIAEVVAKWTGIPVSKMLQSDREKLLNLEQELGKRVAGQSEAIAAISDAVRRSRAGLQDPKRPIGSFIFLGTTGVGKTELAKALAEYLFNDENSMVRIDMSEYQERHAVSRLIGAPPGYVGYDEGGQLTEAVRRKPYSVILLDEIEKAHPDVFNILLQVLDDGRLTDNKGRVANFKNTIIIMTSNTGADIIQKNFKELNEYNHDEVVDRTRDEVVERLKQHMRPEFLNRIDEIVMFQPLKRKEIRKIVDIQFKQIQQRLEEAGIRLEATDEVLDFLGEQGFDPQFGARPLKRVLQRLVLNELSKDILSGRVTKDAVVEAVLEDGHQIRFNNVEIPAVG; from the coding sequence ATGAACTTCAATAACTATACGATCAAGGCACAGGAGGCCGTGCAGAAGGCCACCGAGATTGCCGGGGGCAATCAGCAGCAAGCCATTGAAACCGGCCATTTGCTCAAGGGCCTCTTCCAGAGCGACGAGAATGTGCTGTCGTTTCTGGCTAATAAGCTGGGGGCAAACCTCAATATCCTCACGCCCCGCCTCGATGCACTGGTAATGGGCTACCCCAAAGTAAGCGGGGGCTCGCCCTACCTCTCCAACGAAGCCGCCGCCGCTTTGCAGCGCGCTACCGGCTTTCTGAAGGAGTTCGACGATGAATATGTATCGGTGGAGCACTTGCTACTGGGGCTGCTGGGCGGTAAAGACGCCGTAGCTACCCTGATGAAGGACGCCGGCTTCAATGAGAAAGACCTGAAAGCTGCTATCAAGGAGCTGCGCGGGGGCCGCAAGGTAACTTCGCAAACTGCCGAAGACCAGTACCAGAGCCTCAACCGCTACTCCCGCAACCTCAATGAGCAGGTGCGCACCGGCAAGATGGACCCAGTTATCGGCCGCGACGAGGAAATCCGGCGCGTACTCCAGATTCTGAGCCGCCGCACCAAGAACAACCCCGTGCTGCTCGGGGAGCCTGGCGTAGGTAAAACCGCCATTGTGGAGGGCTTGGCCCAGCGCATTGTGGCCGGCGACGTGCCCGAGAACCTCAAGGACAAAATCATCATGTCCCTGGACATGGGTCTGCTCATTGCGGGCGCCAAGTACAAAGGTGAGTTTGAGGAGCGCCTCAAGTCTGTTATCAAGGAAGTAACCGACTCCGAAGGCCAGATCATCCTGTTCATCGACGAGATGCACACCCTCATCGGGGCCGGCGGTGGCGGTGAAGGTGCCATGGACGCAGCTAACCTGCTCAAGCCTGCCCTGGCTCGCGGCGAGCTGCACTCCATCGGGGCTACTACCCTTAAGGAGTACCAGAAGTACATTGAAAAGGACAAGGCCCTGGAGCGCCGTTTCCAGGCTGTAATGGTAGATGAGCCCAGCATTGAGGACGCCATCAGCATCATGCGCGGCATCAAGGAAAAGTACGAGCTGCACCACGGCGTACGCATTACCGATGATGCTGTAATTGCTGCCGTAGAGCTCAGCTCGCGCTACATCACCGACCGTTTCCTACCCGACAAAGCCATCGACCTGATGGACGAAGCCGCCGCCAAGCTGCGCATCGAGCTGAACTCTATGCCCGCTGAGCTGGATGAGGTGCAGCGCCGTATTATGCAGCTGGAAATTGAGCGCGAAGCCATCCGTCGTGAAGATAACCGCGACCGGGAAGCCGTGCTCAGCAAAGAGCTCAGCGAGCTAACCGCCAAGCGCGACACCCTGAAAGCGCAGTGGGAAAACGAGAAATCGGCTCTCACCAGCATTCAGACCGAGAAGGAAAACATTGAGCGCTACAAGCTGGAAGCCGACCAGGCCGAACGCCAGGGCGACTACGGCCGCGTGGCGGAGCTACGTTACGGCAAGATTCAGGAGGCTGAAGCCAAGCTGAAAGTCCTGCAGGATGAGGCCAACGAAAACAAAGACGGTGGCACCATGCTGCAGGAAGTGGTAACTCAGGAGGACATTGCAGAGGTAGTGGCCAAGTGGACCGGTATTCCGGTGAGCAAGATGCTGCAGTCGGACCGCGAGAAGCTGCTGAACCTGGAGCAAGAGCTGGGCAAGCGCGTAGCCGGCCAGAGTGAGGCCATTGCGGCTATTTCGGATGCGGTGCGCCGCTCCCGGGCGGGCCTACAAGACCCTAAGCGGCCCATCGGCTCGTTCATTTTCCTGGGCACTACCGGCGTGGGTAAAACCGAGCTGGCCAAGGCCCTGGCCGAGTACCTGTTCAACGATGAGAACAGCATGGTGCGCATCGACATGAGCGAGTACCAGGAGCGCCACGCCGTGTCGCGCCTGATTGGCGCGCCTCCCGGCTACGTGGGCTACGATGAGGGTGGTCAGCTGACCGAGGCCGTGCGCCGCAAGCCGTACTCCGTGATTCTGCTCGACGAGATTGAGAAGGCCCACCCCGATGTGTTCAACATTCTGCTGCAAGTGCTGGATGATGGCCGCCTCACCGACAACAAAGGACGAGTGGCGAACTTCAAGAACACCATCATCATCATGACCTCGAATACGGGCGCTGACATCATTCAGAAGAACTTCAAGGAGCTGAATGAGTACAACCACGACGAAGTGGTGGACCGCACCCGCGACGAAGTAGTGGAGCGCCTGAAGCAGCACATGCGCCCTGAGTTCTTGAACCGCATCGACGAGATTGTGATGTTCCAGCCGCTCAAGCGCAAGGAAATCCGCAAGATCGTGGACATCCAGTTCAAGCAGATTCAGCAGCGCCTGGAAGAAGCCGGCATTCGGCTGGAGGCCACCGACGAGGTGCTCGACTTCCTCGGTGAGCAGGGTTTCGACCCGCAGTTTGGCGCTAGGCCACTCAAGCGCGTGCTCCAGCGCCTGGTGCTGAACGAGTTGTCGAAAGACATTCTCTCGGGCCGCGTAACCAAGGACGCTGTGGTGGAAGCCGTGCTGGAAGACGGCCACCAGATCCGCTTCAACAACGTGGAAATTCCGGCTGTTGGGTAA
- a CDS encoding DUF4153 domain-containing protein codes for MKAEVLQNLDNPRQLEKLYRDNRATFKREFNSVYPSIQENPVAQIWNERLNYEGDGISWGAGREVVFVLLAASIAGVIAKLPEIFGLQPDYFYPRNIAFIVFPLLTIYFAWKQKLPATSVAIITLIIVASVIYINLLPRNDRSDTLILACIHLPLLLWAVLGFAYVGNAPMSTNRRLDFLRYNGDLVVMTTIILLAGGLMSAITIGLFSLIGLRIENFYMSYIGAWGAAAAPIVGTYLVQTNPHLVNKVSPIIAKIFTPLVLVMLVIYLGAVVYTGKDPYNNRDFLLIFNILLIGVMALIAFSVAESSKSATRKFENYLLLGLSIVTILVNGVALSAIVFRISEWGITPNRLAVLGGNVLILFNLLVVAYHLFRTAKDPKEITSVENSIVSFLPMYGLWAALVVFVFPLAFHFR; via the coding sequence ATGAAAGCCGAAGTACTCCAAAACCTAGACAACCCAAGGCAGCTGGAAAAGCTCTACCGCGACAACCGAGCTACGTTTAAACGGGAGTTTAATTCTGTATATCCTAGCATTCAGGAAAACCCGGTAGCGCAAATCTGGAATGAGCGGCTCAATTATGAGGGCGATGGAATTTCCTGGGGCGCCGGTCGGGAGGTGGTGTTTGTACTTCTGGCTGCTAGTATCGCTGGCGTTATTGCCAAACTCCCGGAAATATTCGGGCTACAACCAGATTACTTCTATCCGCGCAATATTGCTTTTATCGTTTTTCCGCTGCTGACTATTTATTTCGCCTGGAAGCAAAAACTGCCTGCTACGTCTGTAGCAATTATTACACTTATAATAGTAGCATCAGTTATCTACATTAATTTATTGCCTCGCAACGACCGGAGCGATACCTTAATACTGGCCTGCATTCATCTGCCTTTGCTCCTGTGGGCAGTGCTGGGCTTTGCTTACGTGGGGAATGCGCCGATGAGCACGAATCGGCGCCTGGACTTCCTGCGCTACAATGGCGACCTAGTGGTGATGACCACTATTATTCTGCTGGCCGGCGGCCTGATGAGTGCCATTACCATCGGCCTATTCAGCCTGATTGGCCTGCGGATCGAAAATTTCTATATGTCATACATAGGTGCCTGGGGAGCCGCCGCTGCCCCCATCGTTGGGACTTATTTAGTGCAAACCAACCCTCACTTGGTTAATAAAGTGTCGCCAATAATTGCCAAAATATTCACCCCTTTGGTCTTAGTGATGCTTGTTATTTATCTGGGGGCAGTCGTGTACACAGGCAAAGACCCCTATAACAACCGCGACTTTTTACTGATCTTCAATATTCTCCTGATTGGCGTAATGGCACTCATTGCCTTTTCGGTGGCTGAATCCTCAAAAAGCGCCACCCGAAAATTCGAGAATTACTTATTGCTAGGCCTATCTATTGTTACTATCCTGGTGAACGGCGTGGCACTTTCCGCTATAGTATTTCGAATATCGGAGTGGGGGATTACGCCCAACAGGTTGGCAGTGCTTGGTGGAAACGTGCTGATTTTATTTAACCTGCTGGTAGTGGCCTACCACTTGTTTAGAACTGCGAAAGACCCGAAAGAAATTACGAGTGTGGAGAATAGCATCGTGTCTTTCCTACCGATGTATGGGCTATGGGCCGCGCTAGTGGTGTTTGTTTTCCCTCTGGCTTTCCACTTCAGATAA
- the bla gene encoding subclass B3 metallo-beta-lactamase, whose translation MKRLFLLGLALVFAVAVLVLLPKWKQSSDNGGQLPREPFRIAGNLYYVGTRDVTSFLLTGPKGHVLIDGGYPGTAPMILKSIATLGFNIKDVKLLLNSHAHIDHAGGLAALQQASGAQLWVSEADAALVSSGGVSARNMAPVNGLIYLGIMRYPAPRIDHQFRDGAQISLGPIRLTAHVTAGHTPGCTTWAFPVQEGDRELLVVSVGSLSLPMPPSLFNWKYDAALRQELERSYATLRSLPADIYLSSHARAFSLKRKFEERASAPTPVAPFLDRAGYLEDIHKAEVAYHKALQEQQ comes from the coding sequence TTGAAGCGCCTATTCCTGCTAGGCCTAGCGCTCGTTTTTGCGGTGGCCGTTCTGGTGCTACTTCCGAAATGGAAGCAATCCTCAGATAACGGCGGGCAATTGCCACGTGAGCCGTTCCGCATTGCTGGCAACCTCTACTACGTGGGCACCCGGGACGTTACCTCCTTCTTACTCACCGGCCCCAAGGGCCACGTGCTGATTGATGGTGGCTACCCTGGCACCGCCCCTATGATTCTGAAAAGCATAGCCACGCTAGGCTTCAATATCAAGGATGTCAAGCTTCTGCTTAACTCTCATGCCCACATTGACCATGCAGGTGGCCTAGCCGCATTGCAGCAGGCTTCGGGAGCACAATTATGGGTGAGTGAGGCAGATGCCGCTTTGGTTTCCTCAGGGGGAGTTAGCGCCCGGAACATGGCCCCGGTGAACGGGCTGATATACCTCGGCATCATGCGGTATCCTGCGCCCCGCATAGACCACCAGTTCCGGGATGGGGCCCAGATCAGCTTAGGTCCCATCCGCCTTACGGCGCACGTCACGGCGGGCCACACGCCTGGCTGTACCACTTGGGCGTTTCCAGTGCAGGAAGGCGACCGGGAGCTGCTAGTAGTCAGTGTAGGCAGCCTGTCGTTGCCCATGCCTCCTTCTCTCTTTAATTGGAAATATGATGCGGCCTTGCGGCAGGAGTTGGAGCGCAGCTATGCCACGCTCCGCAGCTTACCCGCCGACATCTACCTCTCCTCCCATGCGCGTGCTTTCAGTTTGAAACGCAAGTTTGAGGAGCGCGCCTCAGCCCCCACCCCCGTAGCTCCCTTCCTCGACCGGGCGGGCTATCTGGAAGACATACACAAGGCAGAAGTGGCCTACCACAAAGCGCTGCAGGAGCAACAGTAG
- a CDS encoding ABC-F family ATP-binding cassette domain-containing protein yields the protein MLLLQNLGYAHPNKDVLFDGLNLAINDHQKIALVGHNGVGKSTLLQLLAGLLAPSSGRVQTSSVPYYIPQHFGQFNNLTVAQALRIEGKIRALQEILSGLATDANMALLDDDWTIEERSQEALLHWGLADVSLTQPMASLSGGQKTKVFLAGITIHQPDIILLDEPSNHLDTAGRQLLYDFIKTSPSTLLVVSHDRKLLHLLDTVCELSKRGLALYGGNYEFYAEQKQVESNALSQDVKNRTTALRKARETEREALERKQKLDARGKKNQDKAGLPTIMLNMMRNSAEQSTSRLKGIHAEKVGALSQELSELRKELPDTDKMKFGFDDSTLHKGKILISAAGLNYSYGTRLLWPEGLSFQIQSGERLALRGLNGSGKTTLIKLLLGHLEPTQGTLHRAVNKAVYIDQEYSLLQNQLSIYEQAQQFNTTGLQEHEVKIRLSRFLFTPAYWDKPCSTLSGGEKMRLLLCCLMISQQAPDLIILDEPTNNLDIQNLDILAAALHDYHGTLLVVSHDEVFLEQLGIEWTIQLA from the coding sequence ATGTTACTGCTACAGAACCTTGGGTATGCACACCCCAATAAAGATGTGCTGTTTGATGGCCTGAACCTAGCTATCAACGACCACCAGAAGATTGCCCTGGTTGGCCATAACGGCGTTGGGAAATCAACCTTACTGCAGCTACTTGCGGGTCTTTTGGCGCCCTCCAGCGGGCGCGTACAGACCAGTTCCGTGCCGTACTACATCCCGCAGCATTTCGGCCAGTTCAACAATCTGACCGTAGCCCAGGCCCTGCGCATCGAAGGAAAAATCCGCGCCCTGCAGGAAATCCTGAGTGGCCTAGCAACGGACGCCAATATGGCCTTGCTCGATGATGACTGGACCATTGAGGAACGCAGTCAGGAAGCCTTGCTGCACTGGGGCTTGGCTGATGTAAGCCTGACCCAACCTATGGCTAGCCTCAGCGGCGGGCAGAAAACCAAGGTTTTCCTGGCCGGCATTACCATTCATCAGCCCGACATCATATTGCTGGATGAGCCCAGCAACCACTTGGACACGGCCGGCCGGCAACTGCTCTACGACTTCATCAAGACCAGCCCCAGCACCCTGCTGGTAGTGAGCCACGACCGGAAACTGCTGCACCTGCTTGATACAGTATGCGAGTTGAGCAAGCGCGGCCTGGCCCTGTACGGCGGCAACTATGAGTTCTACGCCGAGCAGAAGCAGGTGGAAAGCAACGCGCTCAGCCAGGACGTAAAGAACCGCACAACCGCCCTTCGCAAAGCCAGGGAAACCGAGCGCGAAGCCCTGGAGCGCAAGCAAAAGCTGGATGCTCGCGGCAAGAAGAACCAGGACAAAGCCGGCCTACCCACCATCATGCTGAATATGATGCGCAACAGCGCCGAACAAAGCACGTCGCGCCTCAAAGGCATTCATGCCGAGAAAGTGGGCGCCCTTTCCCAGGAGCTGAGCGAGCTGCGCAAGGAGCTACCTGATACCGATAAAATGAAGTTCGGCTTCGATGATTCTACCCTACACAAAGGCAAAATCCTCATCAGCGCCGCTGGCCTGAACTACAGCTACGGTACGCGCCTGCTGTGGCCTGAGGGCCTCAGTTTTCAGATTCAAAGCGGGGAACGGCTGGCCCTGCGTGGCCTCAACGGCTCTGGCAAAACGACCTTAATAAAGCTGCTGCTAGGCCACCTGGAGCCTACGCAAGGCACGCTTCATCGCGCCGTAAACAAGGCCGTGTACATAGACCAGGAGTATTCCTTACTGCAGAACCAGCTTTCGATATACGAGCAGGCGCAGCAGTTTAACACCACTGGCCTACAGGAGCACGAAGTCAAGATTCGCCTCAGCCGCTTCTTGTTTACGCCCGCGTATTGGGACAAGCCCTGCAGCACCCTAAGCGGCGGCGAGAAAATGCGGCTGCTCCTGTGCTGCCTCATGATCAGCCAGCAGGCCCCCGACCTCATCATTCTGGATGAGCCCACCAACAACCTCGATATCCAGAACCTCGATATTCTGGCCGCTGCCCTCCACGACTACCACGGCACCCTGCTCGTGGTATCGCACGACGAAGTATTCCTGGAGCAGTTAGGAATTGAGTGGACTATTCAGCTAGCATAG